In the genome of Deinococcota bacterium, one region contains:
- a CDS encoding universal stress protein, with amino-acid sequence MIGSILLAVDASSATPTTLSYARFLAAKLEANLKAVYVIDSRLTNMSYWTDYGALSVPTATYSEEMNELLQAQGKELLKDVEAQLADEGLTAETEIRTGLPANQILDAAATADLIVLGRRGESSKLEGAGGLGAVVERVIRGSRQPVLVAAERFTPPKRVVLGYDGSERAREAMVYATELAQRLGLPLLAVSVHDDERVALERLETVRAYAQGRKLELKTLPLISDDAVEALLSQLAEGDLLAIGAFGEGRVREWLLGSTTEALLRSSTQPVLLHR; translated from the coding sequence ATGATCGGTTCGATTCTGCTCGCGGTCGACGCTTCAAGCGCCACCCCGACCACCTTGAGCTACGCCCGTTTCTTGGCTGCCAAGCTGGAAGCCAACCTGAAGGCGGTCTACGTCATCGACTCGAGGCTGACCAACATGTCCTACTGGACCGACTACGGCGCTTTGAGCGTGCCGACCGCGACCTATTCCGAGGAGATGAACGAGCTCTTGCAAGCGCAGGGCAAGGAGCTCCTCAAGGACGTCGAGGCGCAACTGGCGGACGAGGGGCTCACAGCCGAGACCGAGATACGCACGGGGCTGCCCGCCAACCAGATTCTGGACGCCGCCGCGACCGCCGACCTCATCGTCTTGGGCCGGCGCGGCGAGTCGAGCAAGCTGGAGGGTGCAGGCGGTCTGGGCGCGGTGGTCGAGAGGGTCATCCGCGGCTCGAGGCAGCCGGTCCTGGTGGCGGCCGAGCGCTTCACGCCGCCAAAGCGCGTGGTGCTAGGCTATGACGGCTCCGAGCGCGCCCGCGAGGCGATGGTCTACGCCACCGAACTCGCCCAGCGCCTGGGGCTTCCCCTGCTGGCCGTGAGCGTCCACGACGACGAGAGGGTCGCGCTGGAAAGGCTCGAGACCGTGCGCGCCTACGCCCAGGGACGAAAGCTCGAGCTAAAGACCCTTCCTCTTATCAGCGACGACGCGGTAGAGGCACTGCTGTCGCAACTGGCGGAAGGCGATCTCCTGGCGATCGGCGCCTTTGGCGAGGGCCGCGTCCGTGAGTGGCTCTTGGGCTCCACCACCGAGGCCCTGTTGCGCTCGAGCACGCAGCCCGTTCTCCTGCACCGTTAG
- a CDS encoding type II toxin-antitoxin system RelB/DinJ family antitoxin gives MPKTEQVNVRMNPEVKTSAEAVFRELGMTPTQAITLFYHQVSLQQGLPFELKIPNAETQVAMSEVQGRHDLNHYDTTEDLKKALGL, from the coding sequence ATGCCTAAGACAGAACAGGTAAACGTGCGCATGAATCCTGAAGTCAAGACATCGGCAGAAGCCGTGTTCCGCGAACTCGGTATGACCCCGACACAAGCCATTACCCTCTTTTATCATCAGGTGAGCTTGCAGCAGGGATTGCCGTTCGAGCTAAAGATACCTAACGCTGAGACTCAAGTAGCGATGAGTGAGGTGCAAGGTAGGCACGACCTCAACCATTACGATACGACTGAGGACCTCAAGAAGGCGCTAGGGTTGTAA
- a CDS encoding DUF3084 domain-containing protein, whose translation MLYLLVLILLLVALAGIIAYAGDVLGTLVGRRRLSLFGWRPRLTGQIVGIAAGVLIMLTTMSTLALAFRGATTAIISAERVERELRGLHERQGELLVNVGELEEAIAARAAELQEALGERDTLQRDIGELQERFAEARASFEAERLTGEAQLERLSGELSSLSEELAQAERELGEARDETQAAREDVANLRNREVELQQNLTALLDQAETLHAANVELQDINENLEITQGELEERVERQAQEYRLLQERAQRAESGQIAFTNDEFIHSARIQAQESGEINIALSDMVRAADAIAQRRGAEGISLRGDQFARLVEAISDTPGEDFVVLLSKNNQLIGERLEVRVEAWENRLLLHQGQLLTSRPLYLGTGGSLIGQEELRGALRRLREGADRELKRLGFFEFNSPSFELMSEDNFMFMLRRLQGPVVVGVVAHEPIFVSGPAELEFVVVR comes from the coding sequence ATGCTCTACCTGCTCGTCCTGATCCTCCTCCTCGTCGCCTTGGCGGGCATTATCGCCTACGCGGGCGATGTCCTGGGCACGCTGGTGGGGCGGCGGCGGCTGAGCCTCTTCGGCTGGCGGCCCAGGCTGACCGGGCAGATCGTCGGCATCGCCGCGGGCGTCTTGATCATGCTGACCACCATGAGCACCCTGGCCCTGGCCTTTCGCGGCGCGACCACCGCCATCATCAGCGCCGAGCGCGTCGAGCGCGAGTTGCGCGGCCTGCACGAGCGGCAGGGCGAGCTGCTCGTCAACGTGGGCGAGCTCGAGGAGGCGATAGCGGCGCGCGCCGCGGAACTCCAGGAGGCGCTCGGCGAGCGCGACACCTTGCAGCGTGACATCGGTGAACTCCAGGAGCGCTTTGCCGAGGCGCGCGCGAGCTTCGAGGCGGAGCGGCTCACGGGCGAGGCCCAGCTCGAGCGCTTGAGCGGGGAACTCAGCAGCTTGAGCGAGGAACTTGCCCAGGCCGAGCGCGAACTGGGGGAGGCGCGGGACGAAACGCAGGCGGCCCGCGAAGACGTGGCCAACCTTCGGAACCGGGAGGTCGAGCTCCAGCAGAATCTAACAGCGCTCTTGGACCAGGCGGAAACGCTGCATGCGGCCAACGTGGAACTTCAGGACATCAACGAGAACCTGGAGATCACGCAGGGCGAGCTCGAGGAGCGCGTCGAGCGGCAGGCCCAGGAGTACAGGTTGCTTCAGGAGCGGGCGCAGCGGGCCGAGAGCGGTCAGATCGCCTTTACCAACGACGAGTTCATCCATAGCGCGCGCATCCAGGCACAAGAGAGCGGCGAGATCAACATCGCCCTCAGCGACATGGTGCGCGCCGCCGACGCCATTGCCCAGCGGCGCGGCGCGGAGGGCATCTCGCTGCGCGGCGACCAGTTTGCCCGGCTCGTCGAGGCCATCAGCGACACGCCCGGCGAGGACTTCGTCGTCCTGCTCTCCAAGAACAATCAGCTCATCGGCGAGCGGCTCGAGGTCCGCGTCGAGGCCTGGGAGAACCGCCTGCTGCTCCATCAGGGGCAACTGCTGACCAGCCGCCCCCTCTACCTGGGTACGGGCGGCAGCCTCATCGGCCAGGAGGAGCTCCGTGGCGCCCTCCGGCGCCTGCGCGAGGGCGCCGACCGCGAGCTCAAGCGCCTCGGTTTCTTCGAGTTCAACTCGCCGAGCTTCGAGCTGATGAGCGAGGACAACTTCATGTTCATGCTGCGCCGCCTGCAGGGTCCGGTGGTCGTCGGCGTGGTGGCGCACGAGCCCATCTTCGTGAGCGGACCGGCCGAGCTCGAGTTCGTCGTCGTCCGTTAA
- the rplS gene encoding 50S ribosomal protein L19 produces MKQNKGAILRAIEQPFMKDDLPEFDSGDTVRVDYKVVEGNRSRVQAFEGVVIARQNGKGARASFTVRKESFGTGVERVFPLHSPLIDAIQVVRRGRSRRAKLYYLRDLRGKAARLKTDVGRQEADRAEARAAREAEAAAE; encoded by the coding sequence ATGAAACAAAACAAAGGCGCCATCTTGCGCGCCATCGAGCAGCCCTTTATGAAGGATGACCTTCCCGAGTTCGACAGCGGCGACACCGTGCGCGTCGACTACAAAGTGGTCGAGGGCAACCGCAGCCGCGTGCAGGCTTTCGAGGGCGTGGTCATCGCCCGTCAGAACGGCAAGGGCGCCCGCGCCTCCTTTACCGTCCGCAAGGAGAGCTTTGGCACCGGCGTCGAGCGCGTCTTCCCGCTGCATTCGCCGCTCATCGACGCTATCCAGGTGGTGCGCCGTGGCAGGTCGCGCCGCGCCAAGCTCTACTACCTGCGCGACCTGCGCGGCAAGGCCGCCCGCCTCAAGACCGATGTGGGCCGCCAGGAGGCCGACCGCGCCGAGGCGCGCGCCGCCAGGGAGGCGGAGGCAGCCGCCGAGTAA
- the lptB gene encoding LPS export ABC transporter ATP-binding protein: MTATALTTEHSETAPRALTLEAKGLVKRYGGRTVVSGVDVRLGRGEIVALLGPNGAGKTTSFYMMVGFVRPNAGRITVGGEDITRWPMYKRARRGLGYLAQEPSAFRKMSVRDNLIAVLEFQNLDAKAQTARADELLDEFHLTHLASSRADTLSGGERRRLEIARSLTIDPDFILLDEPFTGVDPKSIREIQTLIAELRARRGLGVLVTDHSVRETLAIADRVYLMFDGKVQFEGSPAAFAADENVRRYYLGSDFQL; the protein is encoded by the coding sequence ATGACCGCGACCGCTCTCACTACTGAACACAGTGAAACCGCGCCCAGGGCGCTCACCTTGGAGGCCAAAGGGCTGGTCAAGCGTTACGGCGGCCGGACCGTGGTGAGTGGGGTGGATGTGCGGCTGGGGCGCGGCGAGATCGTGGCGCTGTTGGGCCCCAACGGCGCGGGCAAGACGACCAGCTTCTATATGATGGTGGGCTTCGTGCGGCCCAACGCCGGGCGCATCACCGTGGGCGGCGAGGACATCACCCGCTGGCCCATGTACAAGCGGGCGCGGCGCGGTTTGGGCTACCTCGCCCAGGAGCCGAGCGCCTTTAGGAAGATGAGCGTGCGCGACAATCTGATCGCCGTGCTCGAGTTCCAAAACCTGGACGCCAAGGCTCAGACCGCGCGTGCCGACGAGCTCTTGGACGAGTTTCACCTCACGCACCTCGCAAGCAGCCGCGCCGACACCCTTTCGGGCGGTGAACGCCGGCGGCTCGAGATCGCCCGCAGTCTCACCATCGACCCCGACTTCATCCTCCTGGACGAGCCCTTTACCGGCGTCGATCCCAAGAGCATCCGCGAGATCCAGACGCTTATCGCCGAGCTGCGCGCGCGGCGCGGCCTGGGCGTTCTGGTCACCGACCACAGCGTGCGCGAGACCCTGGCGATCGCCGACCGGGTCTATCTCATGTTCGACGGCAAGGTGCAGTTCGAGGGCTCGCCCGCCGCCTTTGCCGCCGACGAGAACGTGCGCCGCTACTACCTGGGAAGCGACTTCCAGCTCTAG
- a CDS encoding type II toxin-antitoxin system YafQ family toxin, protein MRQLATTKRFERDLKRMRKRGKDLDKLFHVVEKLRLGEELEPRHRPHTLTGNWKPFWELHVEPDWLLVYEPTDEVLYLVRTGTHADLF, encoded by the coding sequence TTGCGCCAACTCGCGACGACCAAACGCTTCGAGCGCGACCTCAAACGCATGCGAAAGCGCGGGAAAGACCTGGACAAACTCTTTCACGTCGTTGAAAAGCTGCGGCTAGGCGAGGAGCTCGAGCCGCGCCATCGCCCTCACACGCTGACGGGTAACTGGAAGCCCTTTTGGGAGCTTCACGTTGAACCTGACTGGTTGCTTGTCTATGAACCTACAGACGAGGTTCTTTATCTGGTTCGGACGGGCACGCATGCGGATTTGTTTTGA